The Arctopsyche grandis isolate Sample6627 chromosome 10, ASM5162203v2, whole genome shotgun sequence genome window below encodes:
- the LOC143918408 gene encoding large ribosomal subunit protein mL63 encodes MRLGLCLFRRNPFPNGNIWRGRNRLVRRVLPEHLNRLKARFETEERNMLFLRHPYLTVEEEIGHVQACGEKVNMLQLIINNRRAKFKKSTLTEDILGSLNSSKAWD; translated from the exons ATGCGTTTGGGGTTATGTTTGTTTCGGCGCAATCCCTTTCCAAATGGAAACATATGGAGGGGGCGCAATCGTCTCGTCAGAAGAGTACTGCCCGAGCATCTGAACAGGCTCAAAGCCAGATTCGAAACCGAAGAACGCAATATGCTCTTTCTGAGACACCCCTATCTCACTGTG GAGGAGGAAATCGGTCACGTGCAAGCTTGCGGAGAAAAAGTAAACATGTTGCAATTGATCATTAACAATCGCAGAGCCAAATTCAAAAAAAGTACACTCACAGAAGATATTTTAGGAAGCCTTAATAGTTCAAAGGCATgggattga
- the LOC143918403 gene encoding required for meiotic nuclear division protein 1 homolog: MTCKIFIRSVFNSTARLISRSTFVKPNNVIPIRFLSITSNSRNATIIKNAKWQNTECLHHRIFPPVESFTGGSRSFSSSSADVTLLKKRASKKRYASEIDPENMDEGHFTVIAYATAKEYDLEQLKMALLGEKLYIPQKLVDVDMPDVLFATAKYKIGLEPRQIFFFREGSVVFWNCSELESSNVLLFLKSFEEDSYKERVVFREREIMAYKYQESGKKCQLQGSTFLLSHEPDNLLEKYTFSNAMTQSVKLGVWENTLDDYADSLANVTEVLESGAPIKMTRAEILRKAGALFALRHHINLDSDLLDTPDFYWERAELERIYGITINYFSLARRTRVLNEKLSHCAELVELVGAQLSDHHHVRLEWMIIILIMVEVGFETLHFVERYWEYLQ, encoded by the exons ATGACCTGCAAAATTTTCATCAGATCTGTCTTCAATTCCACGGCGAGATTGATCTCAAGGTCGACTTTCGTCAAACCGAATAACGTTATACCGATTAGATTTCTCAGTATAACTTCGAATAGTCGCAATGCGACGATCATCAAGAATGCTAAATGGCAAAATACCGAGTGTTTGCATCACCGCATATTTCCACCCGTCGAAAGTTTTACAGGCGGAAGCCGATCCTTTTCGTCTTCGTCGGCTGATGTAACACTGTTGAAAAAGAGAGCGAGCAAGAAAAGATACGCCTCTGAAATTGACCCTGAAAATATGGACGAGGGTCACTTTACAGTGATTGCCTACGCCACTGCTAAAGAGTACGATCTTGAACAACTGAAAATGGCTTTATTGGGAGAAAAACTGTACATTCCTCAAAA atTGGTTGATGTGGATATGCCGGATGTACTGTTTGCAACAGCCAAATACAAAATCGGACTCGAGCCTAGACAAATATTCTTTTTCCGTGAAGGGTCTGTCGTTTTTTGGAATTGCTCGGAACTAGAAAGCAGCAATGTCCTTTTATTCTTAAAATCATTCGAAGAAGATTCTTATAAAGAGCGTGTGGTTTTTAGGGAAAGAGAAATTATGGCCTATAAATATCAAGAGTCTGg AAAAAAGTGTCAACTGCAAGGATCTACATTTTTATTGAGTCACGAACCCGATAATTTGCTAGAGAAGTATACATTTTCCAATGCAATGACCCAATCTGTAAAATTAGGTGTATGGGAAAACACTTTGGACGATTATGCAGACTCTCTTGCCAACGTTACCGAAGTTCTCGAAAGCGGAGCTCCTATCAAAATGACCAGAGCTGAa ATTTTGAGAAAAGCCGGCGCTCTTTTCGCTCTGAGACATCATATAAATTTGGATTCTGATCTGTTAGACACCCCCGACTTTTACTGGGAGCGAGCAGAACTCGAAAGGATATAtggaattacaataaattattttagtttgGCTCGTCGTACGAGA GTGCTGAATGAAAAATTGTCGCATTGTGCAGAATTGGTAGAGTTGGTTGGGGCGCAGCTTAGTGATCATCACCACGTCCGTTTGGAGTGGATGATTATAATATTGATTATGGTAGAAGTGGGTTTTGAAACGCTTCACTTTGTTGAAAGATATTGGGAATACCTCCAGTGA
- the LOC143918405 gene encoding uncharacterized protein LOC143918405, with protein MISPVIVFILFCLFFIVLFILVYYCTNLRNELPRYYRNRIVRSPHRRTEPTNITTSTSNNTFNRRVAMANENRDISFISSGVFNDSHSSMPTTFAPKSAPLGLPSYEEATKMSTQNK; from the exons ATGATTTCACCAGTAAtagtattcatattattttgtttatttttcatcgTGCTGTTCATTCTCGTATACTACTGCACAAATCTCCGAAACGAACTACCTCGATATTATC GCAATAGAATAGTTAGATCGCCTCACAGGAGAACTGAACCGACGAATATTACAACATCCACATCAAATAACACGTTTAACAGAAGAGTAGCAATGGCCAACGAGAATCGAGACATTTCTTTCATTTCCAGTGGAGTGTTCAATGATTCACATTCATCAATGCCGACAACGTTTGCTCCCAAGAGTG ctCCCCTAGGTCTGCCATCATACGAGGAAGCTACTAAAATGTCTACACAAAATAAATGA